A single window of Treponema denticola ATCC 35405 DNA harbors:
- a CDS encoding type Z 30S ribosomal protein S14: MATVAKINQANRKAKYPTRQYNRCKVCGRPRGYLRKFKMCRVCFRKLASEGQIPGVTKSSW, from the coding sequence ATGGCTACAGTTGCAAAAATTAATCAAGCTAACAGAAAAGCGAAGTATCCGACACGGCAGTATAACAGATGCAAGGTTTGCGGACGCCCCAGAGGTTATCTGCGAAAGTTCAAAATGTGCCGTGTTTGTTTTAGAAAATTGGCAAGCGAAGGGCAAATCCCCGGCGTTACAAAGTCAAGTTGGTAG
- the rpsH gene encoding 30S ribosomal protein S8 — protein sequence MSVSDPIADMLTKIRNAASAGHESVDVPSSKMKWEIISILKSEGYIKNFKKMTQEGAGNIRVFLKYDDKESSVIHGIERVSTPGRRVYLGYKSLPRVFNGYGTLIVSTSKGIITGKAAGESQVGGELICKVW from the coding sequence ATGAGTGTTTCAGATCCAATAGCAGATATGCTTACTAAAATTAGAAATGCTGCTTCAGCCGGTCACGAATCGGTTGATGTTCCTTCTTCAAAAATGAAGTGGGAAATTATCAGTATTCTTAAATCGGAAGGGTATATTAAAAACTTTAAAAAAATGACCCAGGAAGGTGCCGGCAATATCCGCGTATTCTTAAAATACGATGATAAAGAATCTTCGGTTATTCACGGAATCGAAAGAGTTTCCACACCCGGCCGCCGAGTATATTTAGGTTATAAGAGCTTACCGAGAGTTTTTAACGGCTACGGTACTCTTATTGTATCGACTTCAAAGGGTATCATTACCGGAAAAGCAGCCGGCGAAAGCCAAGTAGGCGGCGAGCTTATTTGCAAGGTTTGGTAG
- the rplF gene encoding 50S ribosomal protein L6 has protein sequence MSRVGKMPVAIPAGVKVNVANGIFTVEGPKGKLSQDYHTEAVDFKIEGDHVLVTRKDDELQTRAYHGLYRSLLNNMVTGVSTGFTKTLVINGVGYRAEVQGKLLVMALGYSNDFSVIIPEGIEVKVDQLKVIISGASKEAVGQFASQVRKLRGPEPYKGKGIRYEDEIIKRKVGKSGVK, from the coding sequence ATGTCAAGAGTTGGAAAAATGCCTGTTGCTATTCCTGCAGGTGTAAAAGTGAACGTTGCAAACGGTATCTTTACCGTTGAAGGCCCCAAGGGAAAACTTTCACAAGATTATCACACTGAAGCTGTTGATTTTAAGATTGAAGGCGATCATGTTCTTGTAACAAGAAAAGATGATGAACTTCAGACAAGGGCTTATCACGGTTTATACCGAAGTCTTCTTAACAACATGGTAACCGGCGTAAGCACAGGCTTTACAAAGACCTTGGTAATCAATGGTGTAGGTTACAGAGCTGAAGTTCAAGGCAAACTCCTTGTAATGGCTTTGGGTTATTCAAACGACTTTTCCGTTATTATTCCCGAAGGAATCGAAGTAAAGGTTGACCAGCTGAAAGTTATTATTTCGGGAGCTTCAAAAGAAGCGGTCGGACAGTTTGCTTCACAGGTACGAAAGTTGAGAGGCCCTGAACCCTATAAGGGCAAGGGAATTCGTTACGAAGACGAAATCATCAAACGAAAAGTCGGTAAGTCCGGTGTAAAGTAA
- the rplR gene encoding 50S ribosomal protein L18, protein MDKKRNDKDRKRFKRKMHIRKSIFGTAERPRMTVFRSNKRISVQVIDDVEGKTLAAVSTMEEALRSLKVNVESGAKVGEEIGKRLKEKNIDTVVFDRNGYLYHGVVKAVADGARKTGIKF, encoded by the coding sequence ATGGACAAAAAACGTAATGATAAAGATAGAAAAAGATTTAAGCGAAAGATGCACATTCGAAAGTCTATTTTCGGTACTGCAGAACGTCCGCGCATGACCGTGTTCCGAAGCAATAAGCGCATTTCGGTTCAGGTTATTGACGATGTAGAGGGCAAGACATTGGCTGCCGTTTCTACAATGGAAGAAGCTCTTCGATCGCTTAAGGTTAATGTTGAATCTGGGGCAAAGGTCGGTGAAGAAATCGGCAAGCGCCTCAAGGAAAAAAATATTGACACTGTTGTTTTTGACAGGAACGGATATCTTTACCACGGTGTTGTAAAGGCCGTTGCCGACGGTGCAAGAAAAACAGGAATTAAGTTTTAG
- the rpsE gene encoding 30S ribosomal protein S5, translating to MSHQKESKRDNQHTDKEYVEKLVKLNRTAKVVKGGRRFSFSALTVVGDQKGRVGYGFGKANDVSDAIRKSIEKAKANMVTFPLKNGTIPHEVQGKFKGSSVLLRPACSGTGIIAGGTIRAIMEAAGATDLLSKSLGSSSAVNVVKATFDAASLLMDGKKIAKSRGKTLLDVWG from the coding sequence ATGAGTCATCAAAAAGAATCAAAACGGGATAACCAGCATACCGATAAAGAATATGTTGAAAAGCTTGTTAAATTGAACCGAACAGCTAAGGTTGTAAAGGGCGGACGCAGGTTCTCCTTTTCTGCTCTAACTGTTGTCGGCGATCAAAAAGGACGAGTAGGATACGGTTTCGGTAAGGCAAATGACGTAAGCGATGCTATTCGAAAGAGTATCGAAAAGGCAAAAGCCAACATGGTAACCTTTCCGCTTAAAAACGGTACAATTCCTCATGAGGTTCAAGGCAAGTTTAAGGGTTCGTCAGTTCTTTTGCGCCCTGCTTGTTCCGGTACCGGAATTATCGCAGGCGGTACAATCCGTGCTATTATGGAAGCTGCCGGTGCAACCGACTTGCTTTCAAAATCATTGGGATCAAGCTCCGCAGTAAACGTAGTTAAGGCGACCTTTGATGCCGCAAGTCTTTTGATGGACGGCAAAAAAATTGCTAAAAGCCGCGGAAAAACCCTTTTGGATGTATGGGGGTAA
- the rpmD gene encoding 50S ribosomal protein L30 — protein sequence MAKRISVKLVKSTIGQKQPVCSTIRSLGLKKLNSTVEHDANPAVLGMVKRVAHLVEVKELN from the coding sequence ATGGCAAAGAGAATTAGTGTAAAATTAGTAAAAAGTACAATCGGTCAAAAGCAGCCGGTTTGTTCGACTATCCGCTCTTTGGGATTAAAAAAGCTTAATTCCACAGTTGAGCATGATGCAAATCCTGCCGTATTAGGTATGGTAAAACGCGTTGCTCACTTGGTTGAAGTTAAGGAGTTAAACTAA
- the rplO gene encoding 50S ribosomal protein L15: MFEFNLTVPAGATHKKKIVGRGSSSGWGKTSGKGHKGQQARSGGKVYAGFEGGQMPLYRRVAKKGFSNYPFKKEFYVVNLAMLETKYSDGETVNKESLMQKGLLRKGSLYVKVLGTGDITKKLTVDVDRISASAKEKIEKAGGTIVQSEA, translated from the coding sequence ATGTTCGAATTTAATTTAACTGTTCCTGCAGGAGCAACTCATAAAAAGAAGATTGTAGGACGCGGTTCTTCTTCCGGTTGGGGAAAAACTTCCGGAAAGGGACATAAGGGTCAGCAAGCCCGTTCAGGCGGCAAGGTTTATGCCGGCTTTGAAGGCGGTCAGATGCCCTTGTACCGTCGTGTTGCAAAAAAAGGATTTTCAAACTATCCTTTTAAAAAGGAATTCTATGTTGTAAACCTTGCCATGCTCGAAACAAAGTACAGCGATGGTGAAACCGTAAACAAAGAGTCCTTAATGCAAAAAGGTCTTCTCCGAAAAGGTTCTCTTTATGTTAAAGTTTTGGGAACGGGAGATATAACAAAAAAATTGACGGTTGATGTCGATAGAATTTCGGCATCGGCTAAGGAAAAAATAGAAAAGGCAGGCGGAACAATAGTTCAGTCTGAAGCATAA
- the secY gene encoding preprotein translocase subunit SecY has product MANNVFANMFKIKDLRSRIFFTIIVLAVFRLGSVLTIPGIDPGALTIYFRQGQGNAFADHMDFFVGGAFSNFSVFMLGVMPYISTQILMQLAMIIFPRLKKIAEEDGGRKKIQVWTRIVTVFVALLQSSAVGTWARAIPGAVVISSPVLHLFITMVTVTTGTMITVWMGEQITARGIGNGISMLIFAGIVARLPQAVWELIKLVSNNELNLVFVIIAFAMFVGIIALVVYEQQGQRKIPVHYAKRVIGRKMYGGQNTYIPFKINPSGVIPIIFASSFLTFPLMLSQMWGSNVSWLASVARFLRSDGWGYNVLYVVLIIFFAYFYTQVALNPTEIAKQIRENGGSIPGIRTDKTEEYLQKILNRLILPGSLYLAAIAVLPTVIQWAFSFPRNISMLMGGTSLLILVGVDLDTMSQVEALLKMHHHDGLLKKGKIRSRNL; this is encoded by the coding sequence ATGGCTAATAATGTATTTGCAAATATGTTCAAAATAAAGGATTTACGAAGCCGTATTTTCTTTACGATCATAGTTTTAGCAGTTTTCCGCTTAGGTTCGGTACTCACCATCCCCGGTATCGATCCTGGGGCTCTTACAATATATTTCCGACAAGGCCAGGGAAATGCTTTTGCAGATCATATGGACTTCTTTGTCGGAGGAGCGTTTTCGAACTTTTCGGTATTTATGCTCGGTGTAATGCCCTATATTTCGACTCAGATATTGATGCAGCTTGCCATGATTATTTTCCCGCGCCTTAAGAAAATAGCGGAAGAAGACGGAGGACGCAAAAAGATTCAGGTTTGGACAAGAATAGTTACCGTCTTTGTTGCCCTTCTTCAATCTTCCGCTGTAGGTACATGGGCCAGAGCAATACCCGGTGCTGTTGTAATTTCAAGTCCTGTTTTGCACTTGTTTATTACGATGGTTACGGTAACGACAGGTACTATGATTACCGTTTGGATGGGTGAACAGATAACTGCAAGAGGTATCGGAAACGGTATTTCAATGTTGATTTTTGCAGGTATCGTTGCCCGTCTTCCTCAGGCCGTTTGGGAATTGATCAAGCTTGTAAGCAATAACGAATTAAACCTTGTTTTTGTAATTATTGCTTTTGCGATGTTTGTAGGAATTATAGCCTTGGTTGTTTACGAACAGCAGGGCCAGCGCAAAATACCGGTTCATTATGCAAAGCGCGTTATCGGCCGAAAAATGTATGGCGGACAGAATACCTATATTCCGTTTAAGATTAACCCCTCGGGTGTTATTCCCATCATTTTTGCTTCATCGTTTTTAACCTTTCCCCTCATGCTTTCGCAGATGTGGGGCTCGAATGTTTCTTGGTTGGCTTCAGTTGCAAGATTTTTGCGCTCGGACGGCTGGGGGTATAACGTTCTGTATGTTGTTTTGATTATTTTCTTTGCTTACTTTTACACACAGGTTGCACTTAATCCCACGGAAATAGCAAAACAAATAAGGGAAAACGGCGGCTCGATTCCGGGAATTAGAACCGACAAAACCGAAGAATATTTGCAGAAGATTTTAAACAGATTGATATTGCCCGGTTCGCTTTATTTGGCTGCGATTGCAGTACTTCCTACTGTAATTCAATGGGCATTTAGTTTCCCCAGAAATATTTCTATGTTGATGGGAGGAACTTCATTGCTTATTTTGGTTGGTGTTGACTTGGATACAATGAGCCAAGTTGAAGCTTTGCTTAAAATGCACCATCATGACGGCTTGCTTAAAAAAGGCAAGATTAGATCAAGGAACCTATAG
- the rpmJ gene encoding 50S ribosomal protein L36 has product MKVRTSVKPICDKCKVIKRNGIVRIICTNPKHKQRQG; this is encoded by the coding sequence ATGAAGGTTAGAACAAGTGTAAAACCTATTTGTGATAAATGTAAGGTTATTAAGCGCAACGGAATAGTACGGATAATCTGTACAAATCCTAAGCATAAACAGAGACAAGGTTAA
- the rpsM gene encoding 30S ribosomal protein S13 — protein MARIAGVDLPNKHVNVSLTYIYGISTSSANKICEATKVDPMKKMNDLDEAELAAIREVIDREYKVEGRLRTEVALNIKRLQDIGCYRGQRHRKGLPVRGQRTRTNARTRKGKKKTVAGKKK, from the coding sequence ATGGCTCGTATTGCGGGAGTTGACCTCCCTAACAAACATGTTAATGTTTCATTAACATACATTTATGGAATTTCGACTTCATCGGCAAACAAAATTTGTGAAGCTACAAAGGTTGATCCGATGAAAAAAATGAATGATTTGGATGAAGCCGAGTTAGCTGCAATCCGTGAAGTGATTGACAGAGAGTACAAGGTAGAAGGCCGCCTTCGAACCGAAGTGGCTTTAAATATCAAACGTCTTCAGGATATCGGATGCTACCGCGGTCAAAGACACAGAAAGGGTCTCCCGGTACGCGGACAGAGAACTAGGACAAATGCCAGAACACGCAAGGGTAAGAAGAAGACCGTTGCCGGTAAGAAGAAATAA
- the rpsK gene encoding 30S ribosomal protein S11: MATVKKRKEKKSIYEGNVYIQATFNNTIITITDLKGNVLSWASSGGLGFAGAKKSTPFAAQTVAETAVQKCQPYGLHEVHVFVKGPGVGRESAIRTLGTMGLKVRSISDVTPIPHNGCRPKKTRRI, translated from the coding sequence ATGGCTACTGTAAAGAAAAGAAAAGAAAAGAAAAGCATATATGAAGGCAATGTTTATATTCAAGCAACCTTTAATAACACAATTATTACGATAACCGACTTAAAGGGAAATGTTCTTTCATGGGCATCTTCAGGCGGCTTAGGCTTTGCCGGTGCCAAAAAATCGACACCCTTTGCGGCTCAGACCGTTGCAGAAACAGCTGTACAAAAGTGCCAGCCCTACGGCTTGCATGAGGTTCATGTTTTTGTAAAAGGTCCCGGAGTCGGCCGTGAATCGGCTATCAGAACGCTTGGAACAATGGGATTAAAGGTTCGCTCAATCAGCGATGTAACTCCCATTCCGCACAACGGCTGCCGTCCCAAGAAGACGCGCCGAATATAA
- a CDS encoding DNA-directed RNA polymerase subunit alpha, translating into MARKNLLKGFKKPKGLEFAQQESTESYGKFTASPFETGFGTTIGNCLRRILLSSIQGYAISAVLITSHDADGVPHTISSEFENIPNVSEDTLEILNKLKQIRLRLSDESEQGDFHFEFKGPASITSKDFAVEGQLEILGEPFYVMELMKGANVSFDVQVDFGRGYVPAEVNEKYIEIVGTIPMDAIYGPVLKVSYAIEPCRVGQRNDYDKLILEIWTDSTVRPEDVLGEAAKIAKDHFSIFINFNENDYLGEDEDDNEEAVIKQLLATSINTLDFSVRAKNCLDSAGIKTLGELAQKSEDEIESMRNVGRMTLNEIHAKLAEYNLRLGMTDYSHLKNTIKVSRQKEETDEA; encoded by the coding sequence ATGGCCCGTAAAAATCTTTTAAAAGGATTTAAGAAGCCGAAAGGCTTGGAATTTGCTCAGCAAGAATCAACCGAAAGCTATGGTAAGTTTACGGCATCCCCTTTTGAGACCGGTTTTGGAACAACAATCGGAAATTGTTTGAGGAGAATTTTATTGTCCTCAATTCAAGGTTATGCCATATCGGCAGTGCTTATAACCTCGCATGATGCCGATGGCGTACCCCACACAATTTCAAGTGAGTTTGAAAATATTCCGAACGTCTCCGAAGATACGCTGGAAATTTTAAATAAACTAAAGCAGATCCGCCTCCGTTTATCGGATGAGTCGGAACAAGGTGACTTTCATTTTGAATTTAAGGGGCCTGCGTCGATAACCAGCAAAGATTTTGCCGTTGAAGGACAGCTTGAAATTTTAGGCGAACCTTTTTATGTTATGGAACTTATGAAGGGTGCTAATGTTTCGTTTGATGTTCAAGTAGATTTCGGCCGAGGTTATGTACCGGCAGAAGTTAATGAAAAATACATTGAAATTGTCGGAACTATTCCGATGGACGCAATCTACGGTCCTGTTTTAAAGGTAAGCTATGCTATTGAACCTTGCAGAGTAGGACAAAGAAACGATTACGATAAGCTCATTCTTGAAATTTGGACTGACAGTACGGTCAGACCTGAAGATGTTTTGGGCGAAGCTGCAAAAATTGCAAAAGATCATTTTTCCATCTTTATTAATTTTAACGAAAATGATTATCTCGGTGAAGATGAAGATGATAATGAAGAAGCGGTAATTAAACAGCTTTTAGCAACTTCGATTAATACTCTAGATTTTTCCGTTCGGGCTAAAAATTGCTTGGACTCGGCCGGTATTAAAACTCTCGGCGAACTGGCTCAGAAGTCGGAAGATGAGATCGAAAGTATGCGCAATGTCGGCAGAATGACTTTAAATGAAATTCATGCTAAATTGGCGGAATACAATTTGCGCTTGGGTATGACTGATTACAGTCATCTAAAAAATACGATAAAAGTATCAAGACAGAAGGAAGAAACAGATGAAGCATAA
- the rplQ gene encoding 50S ribosomal protein L17, which yields MKHKNGFNPLSRTTAHRRALHRNMVTSLFKYERITTTKQKAMEVRRTAEKLITRSKVDTFNNRRHAAKYIWDDDIVKKLFSDIGPRMKDRNGGYTRILKIGFREGDAADVAILELVDYDFEKKEKDTKKKDDSKKSDDKKTSKKEAGFKSSKGESEHKKNTDQVVDSSSNRRYNRVKGS from the coding sequence ATGAAGCATAAGAACGGCTTTAATCCGCTTTCGCGTACAACTGCACATCGCCGTGCTTTGCACCGAAATATGGTTACATCGCTATTTAAGTACGAGCGGATTACGACAACAAAACAAAAAGCGATGGAAGTACGCCGAACTGCGGAAAAATTGATTACACGCTCAAAGGTTGATACATTCAACAACAGGCGTCATGCTGCAAAGTATATCTGGGATGATGATATTGTAAAAAAACTATTCAGCGATATCGGTCCTAGAATGAAAGACAGAAACGGCGGTTACACCCGTATCTTAAAAATCGGCTTCCGTGAAGGCGATGCAGCTGATGTTGCTATCTTGGAACTTGTAGACTATGACTTTGAAAAAAAGGAAAAGGATACAAAGAAAAAAGATGATTCAAAAAAATCCGATGACAAAAAGACTTCCAAGAAAGAAGCAGGTTTTAAATCGTCAAAGGGTGAATCAGAACACAAAAAAAATACCGATCAGGTAGTAGATAGTTCATCAAATCGGAGGTACAACCGTGTCAAAGGCTCATAG